From the genome of Paracoccus seriniphilus, one region includes:
- a CDS encoding ABC transporter ATP-binding protein, whose protein sequence is MIHLQNLSVTIHGKPVLDDVNLALEPGRITGLVGESGSGKSMTALAILGLLPRGARKTGRVLLDGHDLLALPDSALCTIRGRRIGMIFQEPMTALNPLMTIGDQVAESLRLHQGLDRASALRQARDRLDRVGLPAPRFALTLYPHELSGGQRQRVAIAMAIAERPDLLIADEPTTALDVTTQAQILQLLADLVRQEGMSLLLITHDLAVVAGIADQVAVMKTGRIVEQGQMQDLFRHPRHPYTRQLLTASQYAPSPARVTLGAPFLKLRQVVREYRISGRPQVLRAVDGVDLTLHRGESLGLVGESGCGKSTLTRAILGLDPLQGGRITLDGQDVALQHAPRRELRAKMQVVFQDPFGSFDPRWRVERLIAEPFHLTGRPRDWRNQVAEALEQVGLSPSDARKHIHEFSGGQRQRIAIARALVTRPQLIILDEAVSALDVRVRARVLDLLSRLRREHGLAFLFISHDLSVVRGLCERILVMQQGRIVEDGPAQQVMETPKSAYTRQLVAAMPRIPAGLQAN, encoded by the coding sequence ATGATCCATCTGCAGAACCTGTCAGTAACGATCCATGGAAAGCCGGTTCTGGATGATGTCAATCTGGCGTTGGAGCCCGGCAGGATCACCGGACTGGTAGGAGAATCCGGCAGCGGCAAATCCATGACGGCGCTGGCAATCCTTGGACTTCTGCCCCGTGGCGCCCGCAAGACGGGCCGGGTGCTGCTGGACGGGCACGACCTGCTGGCCCTGCCCGATTCCGCTCTCTGCACGATCCGTGGCCGGCGCATCGGCATGATCTTTCAGGAACCGATGACCGCCCTGAACCCGCTGATGACCATCGGCGATCAGGTCGCGGAATCCCTGCGCCTGCATCAGGGCCTCGACCGGGCCAGCGCGCTGCGCCAGGCCCGCGACAGGCTGGACCGGGTTGGACTGCCCGCGCCGCGCTTCGCGCTGACGCTCTATCCGCATGAACTCTCGGGCGGGCAGAGACAGCGCGTCGCGATCGCCATGGCGATTGCCGAGCGCCCCGACCTGCTGATCGCAGATGAGCCCACAACCGCGCTGGATGTCACCACTCAGGCGCAGATCCTGCAGCTTCTGGCCGATCTGGTGCGACAAGAGGGCATGTCGCTGCTGTTGATCACCCATGATCTGGCCGTGGTCGCCGGGATTGCCGATCAGGTTGCGGTGATGAAAACCGGCAGGATCGTCGAGCAGGGACAGATGCAGGATCTGTTTCGGCATCCGCGCCACCCCTATACGCGGCAACTTCTGACAGCCTCGCAATATGCGCCGTCCCCGGCGCGGGTTACCCTGGGCGCGCCATTCCTGAAACTGCGTCAAGTGGTGCGGGAATACCGCATTTCCGGCAGGCCCCAGGTATTGCGGGCCGTGGATGGCGTCGATCTGACCCTGCATCGCGGTGAAAGCCTTGGATTGGTCGGGGAATCCGGCTGTGGCAAATCCACGCTGACGCGGGCCATTCTGGGACTGGACCCTTTGCAAGGCGGACGCATCACGCTGGACGGGCAGGATGTCGCCCTGCAGCACGCCCCCAGACGCGAGCTTCGCGCCAAGATGCAGGTGGTGTTTCAGGACCCCTTCGGCAGCTTTGATCCGCGCTGGCGGGTCGAGCGACTGATCGCCGAACCGTTCCATCTGACAGGACGGCCTCGCGACTGGCGCAATCAGGTGGCCGAGGCGTTGGAACAGGTCGGACTGTCCCCGTCGGATGCGCGCAAACATATCCATGAATTTTCCGGTGGCCAGCGTCAGCGGATCGCCATTGCACGCGCCCTTGTGACCCGCCCGCAGTTGATCATTCTGGATGAGGCCGTCAGCGCGCTGGATGTCCGGGTACGGGCGCGGGTTCTGGATCTGCTGTCGCGATTGCGCCGCGAACATGGCCTTGCCTTTCTGTTCATCAGCCATGACCTGTCGGTGGTGCGCGGCCTTTGCGAACGGATCCTCGTGATGCAGCAGGGCAGGATCGTCGAGGATGGCCCGGCGCAACAGGTCATGGAGACACCGAAATCCGCCTATACACGGCAGCTCGTCGCGGCGATGCCACGCATTCCCGCCGGATTGCAGGCGAATTGA